From Tiliqua scincoides isolate rTilSci1 chromosome 2, rTilSci1.hap2, whole genome shotgun sequence, the proteins below share one genomic window:
- the HIGD1C gene encoding HIG1 domain family member 1C: MSSDEHWSPEEEDSQVSKLARKSRDAPFVPIGLAGCFAVVGYGLYKLKHRGNKKMSVHLIHMRVAAQSFVVGAITLGVIYSMYSDHIKNQSGSGSKK; encoded by the exons ATGTCTTCTGATGAACACTGGTCTCCAGAAGAAGAAGATAGTCAAGTATCTAAACTAGCTAGAAAATCCCGGGATGCCCCTTTTGTTCCCATTG GACTGGCAGGCTGCTTTGCGGTGGTGGGTTACGGTCTTTACAAGCTCAAACAcagaggaaacaaaaaaatgtcgGTCCACCTTATTCACATGAGAGTTGCAGCGCAAAGCTTTGTTGTAGGAGCAATAACACTTG GTGTTATATACTCCATGTACTCAGATCACATCAAAAACCAGAGTGGCAGTGGGTCCAAAAAATGA